In Ostrea edulis chromosome 6, xbOstEdul1.1, whole genome shotgun sequence, a single window of DNA contains:
- the LOC125683253 gene encoding uncharacterized protein LOC125683253, translating into MAPRTILILMLSFHLKSNICAEEFLENKTHVNQSNTWICCTDNYLWNESCGECLAAYGENCLTPCGQSTYGYCCKSTCHCTQSQVCDKYTGCIERDYKAEQYPDIILSLLIGLGSLSVSISLVFVGVMFCKWRIHMQRKFELGKENTGFQVNLLSCPGMEEGYAQTYDDVRESKMILNGGKSGLCDTGESKINSTIHAHLYNDKGVSKKLTREDQYNNIDACFRRDNTLVTLSEFPYDDCYVSVHNVKRLRRISKSCSDIKAVLEKPYINIMSSCNAKSTADNFNKNVLIERL; encoded by the exons ATGGCTCCTCGAACAATACTAATATTGATGCTGAGTTTTCATTTAAAGTCGAACATTTGTGCAGAGGAATTCTTGGAAAATAAGACGCATGTAAATCAAAG TAACACATGGATATGCTGTACAGATAATTATTTGTGGAATGAGAGTTGTGGAG AATGCCTCGCGGCGTATGGAGAGAACTGCTTGACGCCATGTGGACAAAGTACTTATGGGTATTGCTGTAAAAGTACCTGTCATTGTACCCAAAGTCAAGTTTGTGACAAATACACGGGATGTATAGAGAGGG ATTACAAAGCTGAACAATATCCAGATATCATACTGTCCTTGCTAATTGGTCTGGGATCGCTCAGTGTCTCAATATCCTTGGTGTTTGTTGgtgtcatgttttgtaaatG GCGGATACATATGCAGAGAAAATTTGAACTCGGTAAAGAAAATACAG GGTTTCAAGTGAATTTGCTCTCATGTCCTGGTATGGAGGAAGGTTATGCACAAACGTATGATGATGTTCGAGAATCAAAAATGATCCTTAATGGCGGGAAAAGTGGACTTTGTGACACAGGGGAGTCCAAAATAAACTCTACAATTCATGCTCATCTTTATAACGACAAGGGTGTTTCAAAGAAACTCACGCGTGAAGACCAGTACAACAACATTGATGCATGCTTTCGAAGGGACAACACACTCGTCACATTGTCCGAGTTCCCGTATGACGATTGTTACGTCAGTGTACACAATGTAAAGCGTCTACGACGTATTTCAAAGTCCTGTTCTGATATAAAGGCAGTCTTAGAGAAACCGTACATTAATATCATGAGCAGCTGTAACGCGAAATCCACGGCAgacaatttcaataaaaatgttcTCATAGAGCGTTTATAG